In Tenacibaculum sp. 190524A02b, the genomic stretch ATAGCATTTTCCTTACACCAATCTTGCTCTTTAGAAAGTTCTTCTAGATATATATCTTTTGGGGTTGATTCTCCCCATGTTTTTAACCAATTATTTGGTTTTTCCCCTCCATATATTGAACTCATGGCTTGTAAACATTTTTCGGCTCCTTCTTTATTGTAAATTTCCAACAACCTACTGGTTATTTTTACAACATCACTATTAGTATTCTCTGGGTTAATATTAAATCTGATTTTAATTTTTACATTATCATGGTAACGTTGTAAAATTTCATCAATGTGGTTATGAACAGGCTTACAATGTCCGCAAAAAGGGTTGGTAACAATTAGTAACTCCAAATTTGCATTAGGATTACCAAAAATAATTTCCTTACTATCTTTTAATTGAGTGTATAACTGAGGTGATTTTTCAAATAGAGATTTAAACAATTCAAAGTTTCTTTTAAATTTTATGCTTTCTATTTTTTCTTTTCTTAGTTCAGTTATTTCTGAAACTAAGGGTTTAATATATTGCCAAGCCAACCATATAGTCATAGAAATTATTCCAAAAATTAAAATGTCATTTAAATAAAAGTTAATATTAAGTGGTTGATTAATAAAAGGAATAATTGCTTGTGCCCATATTATACCAACAATACTTAAACAAAGTAAACACCACTTTTTTATAATGGCGTATTGATAATATATTGAATAGAAAGTAATAGGAATGGCTAATAAACCTATTGAATAAGGAATACTAGGTTCTTTTATTAGAACAAATGTTGTAATACTTAACAAAGAAAAATATAATACACTTAAGTCACTAAGTTTATAGTTTTTAGTTATTTCAGATCCTTTTGAGCTCAAAACAGCATCACAATCTTTTTTATTATCAGTTCCAGAACAAAAAGCATTTCCAATAGTTGTTTTTAAACCAAGTTCTTGTTTTAGAATGGCAACACTAATAATTACCCCAGTAATTGAAAGAATTAAATGTAGTACAGTGGTTAGTTGTGGAAAACTTTTAAATAATAAAAAAGAAGTAAGAACTACTATAGAAAAAATAGTAATTGGTTTGATAAAGTTAGACTGGTTTGTAGAATTGGTGTTGTCCTTGTTTTCTTCAACAGCAACAATGATACCAGTGAATACTTTTAGAAAATCTTTTTCCTTATATTCTTTATTTTGGGTAGTAGAGTTAGAAACAAAATATAAACTGTTCTTTTTTTCTATGATAGCTAAATCCTTACCTTGGTCTGTTATTATTTGTGCAAGAAAACAATTAGGAAGTTGCTGTAAAGTTTCAGTATTAACAGGAACGTCTGCTGCAATATTTTCAATATTAAAGTGAGTTAAAACCCCGGTTATAGCATGTAAGCTTGGGTAAGAAGGATGACTTTGTATTTGAAAGTTTAACTCTTTTTTATCATAAGAAATTTTATTTTTTTTAAGCAATAGCTCTACTAAGTAAGTTAATGATTTTTCCAATTTTAGTATGTTTAGCGTGTTTTTGGTTAAA encodes the following:
- a CDS encoding vitamin K epoxide reductase family protein yields the protein MEKSLTYLVELLLKKNKISYDKKELNFQIQSHPSYPSLHAITGVLTHFNIENIAADVPVNTETLQQLPNCFLAQIITDQGKDLAIIEKKNSLYFVSNSTTQNKEYKEKDFLKVFTGIIVAVEENKDNTNSTNQSNFIKPITIFSIVVLTSFLLFKSFPQLTTVLHLILSITGVIISVAILKQELGLKTTIGNAFCSGTDNKKDCDAVLSSKGSEITKNYKLSDLSVLYFSLLSITTFVLIKEPSIPYSIGLLAIPITFYSIYYQYAIIKKWCLLCLSIVGIIWAQAIIPFINQPLNINFYLNDILIFGIISMTIWLAWQYIKPLVSEITELRKEKIESIKFKRNFELFKSLFEKSPQLYTQLKDSKEIIFGNPNANLELLIVTNPFCGHCKPVHNHIDEILQRYHDNVKIKIRFNINPENTNSDVVKITSRLLEIYNKEGAEKCLQAMSSIYGGEKPNNWLKTWGESTPKDIYLEELSKEQDWCKENAINFTPEILVNGKAFPKEYNRTDLIFFIEDLEEIYQEQTETV